The following coding sequences lie in one Nocardioides sambongensis genomic window:
- a CDS encoding IS630 family transposase: MANRAAPALVLRDGDREELEQRTRSDRFGAAAAKRARIVLLAADGEANTRIAELTDATVTTVLNWRGRYEERGIAGLANAPKPGRPRELDHRAIVAETLKPPPKKLGVTHWSSSLLAARIKVSASTIQRAWRSYGIKPWKAESFRFSTDPELVGKVTDICGLYLAPPENAIVLCVDEKSQIQALDRTVPILPMQEGRIERRSHDYYRHGTSTLFAALDIATGQVAAALKKRHRHQEFLAFLRQIERTYRHVVDADGVPVELHLVMDNYAAHKHANVRAWLAEHPRFVVHFTPTHASWMNLVEVWFGIVERQAIRRGVFKSVKDLNAKIRAFIDSWNDRSHPFVWTKTADQILAKANRPTTSNARH; this comes from the coding sequence ATGGCGAATCGTGCTGCTCCGGCTTTGGTCCTACGTGATGGTGATCGGGAAGAGCTCGAGCAGAGGACTCGATCGGACCGGTTCGGAGCCGCGGCCGCGAAGCGGGCGCGGATCGTGTTGCTCGCGGCCGATGGCGAGGCGAACACGAGGATCGCGGAGCTCACCGACGCGACAGTGACGACGGTGCTGAACTGGCGCGGTCGCTACGAGGAGCGTGGGATTGCCGGCTTGGCGAACGCACCCAAGCCCGGCCGCCCGCGCGAGCTCGACCACCGAGCGATCGTGGCCGAGACGTTGAAGCCGCCGCCGAAAAAGCTCGGCGTGACGCACTGGTCGAGCAGCCTGCTTGCAGCCAGGATCAAGGTCAGCGCCTCGACGATCCAGCGGGCCTGGCGCTCGTACGGGATCAAGCCGTGGAAGGCCGAGTCGTTCCGGTTCTCCACCGACCCCGAACTGGTCGGGAAGGTCACCGACATCTGCGGCTTGTACCTGGCCCCGCCGGAGAACGCGATCGTGTTGTGCGTCGATGAGAAGTCCCAGATCCAGGCGCTGGACCGAACCGTGCCGATACTGCCCATGCAAGAGGGCCGGATCGAACGCAGGTCGCACGACTACTATCGCCACGGCACCTCGACGCTGTTCGCCGCTCTCGACATCGCCACCGGACAGGTCGCCGCGGCGCTCAAGAAGCGACACCGCCACCAAGAGTTCCTGGCGTTCCTGCGCCAGATCGAGCGGACCTACCGCCACGTGGTCGACGCCGACGGCGTCCCGGTGGAGTTGCATCTGGTGATGGACAACTACGCCGCGCACAAGCACGCGAACGTCCGCGCCTGGCTGGCCGAGCACCCGCGGTTCGTCGTGCACTTCACCCCAACCCACGCCTCGTGGATGAACCTCGTCGAGGTCTGGTTCGGCATCGTCGAGCGACAAGCCATCCGCCGCGGCGTCTTCAAGTCCGTCAAGGACCTCAACGCCAAGATCCGCGCCTTCATCGACAGCTGGAACGACCGCTCCCACCCGTTCGTCTGGACCAAGACAGCTGACCAGATCCTCGCAAAGGCCAACCGTCCAACTACTTCAAATGCGCGCCACTAG
- a CDS encoding site-specific integrase, with the protein MLNLLFGYALRSDAIARNPVEGTSQLRKSKNVPEALTPEQIQALREAAARWRTTPGLPGPKSDGQVRDIIEVLLGTGMRPGEVLALRACDVTDGPNGMVLRVTGAVVQRKSTGLIRQAHPRSESSVRPAPFGEPRRTWVDPEQLAV; encoded by the coding sequence ATGTTGAACCTGCTGTTCGGCTATGCGCTGCGCAGCGACGCCATCGCACGCAACCCGGTCGAGGGGACCTCGCAGCTGCGTAAGTCGAAGAACGTCCCCGAGGCCCTCACCCCGGAGCAGATCCAGGCGCTGCGGGAAGCGGCGGCGCGGTGGCGGACCACCCCCGGACTACCGGGACCCAAGAGCGACGGGCAGGTCCGCGACATCATCGAGGTCCTGCTCGGCACTGGGATGCGACCCGGCGAGGTCCTGGCCCTGCGCGCGTGCGACGTCACGGACGGTCCGAATGGAATGGTCCTGCGGGTCACCGGCGCCGTCGTGCAGCGCAAGTCCACGGGCCTGATCCGCCAGGCCCACCCGAGGAGCGAGAGCTCGGTACGGCCAGCCCCCTTCGGAGAGCCGCGGAGAACTTGGGTTGATCCTGAGCAGTTAGCGGTGTGA
- a CDS encoding DNRLRE domain-containing protein, with the protein MRATSRDVRYELEQTETNWRLRVVPDYSWLSDSDRVYPVLVDPSITLPAPSADSWIGEDNPTDNFAGGEYVRVGGQSGQQKRAVIRFALPNLPSDAWVTNAALQLYLDSDHSQAPVAGSSSHGDSSRTGPQPRSAGIEGSLELPDYGRHQGDRWQTSGHPGLSLSGGTSGYKTFDVTPVAAEWVQGGRSNNGIMVRKKANGVNRTVRFYTLNAPASKRPVLSMTFVVGTSEDPCASDHTGPTCGDGVLLSESAEIGYEDLPIDVVPTTFNPDGSVDVDETLADLATLYETDANYQELNQDDVQGALSAAEQMLQDPPPHLWRNSILQALRMKSPIHGVAPTRQRSVGFARRDLVSGLTPPTYTSPQHHHAPVLGSRRAA; encoded by the coding sequence ATGCGCGCCACTAGCAGAGACGTACGATACGAGCTTGAGCAGACCGAAACGAACTGGCGTCTGCGGGTTGTGCCCGACTATTCGTGGTTGTCCGACTCAGATCGGGTCTACCCAGTCCTGGTTGATCCATCAATTACGCTGCCGGCGCCATCTGCTGACAGTTGGATCGGGGAGGATAATCCAACGGATAACTTTGCCGGTGGCGAATACGTCCGAGTTGGCGGCCAAAGTGGTCAGCAGAAGCGGGCGGTGATCCGATTCGCGCTACCCAACCTGCCGTCAGACGCGTGGGTCACGAATGCGGCGTTGCAACTTTACCTTGACTCGGATCACTCTCAGGCTCCGGTAGCGGGGAGTTCGTCGCACGGCGACTCGTCCAGAACTGGGCCCCAGCCGAGGTCAGCTGGAATAGAAGGGTCGCTGGAACTACCGGACTATGGGCGTCACCAGGGGGATCGTTGGCAAACGTCCGGTCATCCGGGCCTGAGTCTCTCTGGTGGGACTTCTGGTTACAAGACGTTTGACGTCACGCCCGTTGCTGCTGAGTGGGTCCAAGGTGGTAGATCAAATAATGGCATTATGGTTCGCAAGAAGGCGAACGGCGTCAATCGCACTGTGCGTTTCTACACCCTGAATGCCCCCGCCTCGAAGCGCCCTGTTCTCAGCATGACCTTTGTCGTGGGCACGTCCGAGGATCCCTGCGCGTCCGATCACACTGGCCCGACGTGCGGTGACGGAGTGCTGCTGAGTGAGAGCGCAGAGATCGGATACGAGGACCTTCCGATAGATGTCGTGCCGACGACGTTCAACCCCGATGGTTCGGTGGATGTGGACGAGACCCTCGCTGACCTGGCGACGTTGTATGAGACAGATGCCAACTACCAAGAACTCAATCAAGACGACGTACAAGGAGCACTCTCGGCGGCCGAGCAGATGCTGCAAGACCCACCCCCGCATCTCTGGAGGAACTCGATCCTGCAGGCTCTGCGGATGAAGTCGCCAATACATGGCGTTGCTCCTACTCGACAAAGGTCAGTTGGATTCGCAAGAAGAGACTTGGTTTCTGGCCTTACGCCGCCGACATACACGTCTCCGCAGCATCATCATGCTCCGGTGTTAGGCTCGCGGCGTGCAGCGTGA
- a CDS encoding bile acid:sodium symporter family protein has translation MQEVLTVVTQIGVLTFVVAGMAGLGLSLTPAQILAPLRDVRLVIGILVANFVVVPLVAVLAARGLPMDEAAGTAVILLGCCAGAPFLPTLAKLAHGDAALAVGTMVLQMVVTVGFAPVVVPLAVEGAEVSTWDIAQSLLLFMLLPLAVGLLVRARYADAAASVVGGFNHASTTGLAVGVVSGLLVTWREVLGSVGSWIFIGTAIVIVAGLAAGWLASAGRPAGDRTVLGLGGAQRNISAALVIAASLGGDVVVLTLVAAIVLPIVLIVTAGEIGKRSAKTAA, from the coding sequence GTGCAAGAAGTGCTGACCGTCGTCACCCAGATCGGCGTGCTGACCTTCGTGGTCGCCGGCATGGCCGGGCTGGGCCTCAGCCTCACCCCCGCACAGATCCTCGCGCCGCTGCGCGACGTACGACTGGTGATCGGCATCCTGGTGGCCAACTTCGTGGTGGTGCCGCTGGTGGCCGTGCTGGCGGCCAGGGGGCTGCCGATGGACGAGGCCGCCGGCACCGCGGTGATCCTCCTCGGCTGCTGCGCCGGCGCACCGTTCCTGCCCACCCTGGCCAAGCTCGCACACGGTGACGCGGCGCTCGCCGTGGGGACGATGGTGCTGCAGATGGTGGTCACCGTCGGGTTCGCCCCGGTGGTGGTGCCGCTCGCCGTGGAGGGGGCGGAGGTCTCCACCTGGGACATCGCCCAGTCGCTGCTCCTCTTCATGCTGCTTCCGCTGGCGGTCGGCCTGCTCGTGCGAGCGCGCTACGCCGACGCCGCCGCGTCGGTGGTCGGGGGCTTCAACCACGCCTCCACCACGGGTCTGGCGGTCGGCGTGGTCTCCGGGCTGCTGGTGACCTGGCGTGAGGTCCTCGGATCGGTCGGCTCCTGGATCTTCATCGGCACCGCGATCGTGATCGTCGCCGGGCTCGCCGCCGGCTGGCTCGCCAGCGCGGGCCGGCCCGCCGGCGACCGGACGGTGCTGGGCCTGGGAGGCGCGCAGCGCAACATCTCCGCGGCCCTGGTCATCGCCGCGTCGCTGGGCGGCGACGTGGTGGTGCTGACCCTGGTGGCTGCGATCGTGCTGCCGATCGTGCTGATCGTGACCGCCGGCGAGATCGGCAAGCGGAGCGCGAAGACCGCCGCCTGA
- a CDS encoding gamma carbonic anhydrase family protein — translation MSQQNLYEFEGRRPTVHPDAWIAPTATVVGDVTIEAGASAWYGAVLRADISPIRVGARTNIQDGAILHTGYDAPMEVGVDVTVGHGCVLHCLEIGDNALIGNGAVLLDGARVGPRSVVSAGSVVGPGSEVPTGMIVAGQPAKVLKSVAGSSAEQWLDHNAEFYADLAARHSATARPV, via the coding sequence ATGAGCCAGCAGAACCTGTACGAGTTCGAGGGCAGGCGGCCCACGGTCCACCCCGACGCCTGGATCGCCCCGACCGCGACCGTGGTCGGCGACGTGACGATCGAGGCCGGCGCCAGCGCCTGGTACGGCGCGGTGCTCCGTGCCGACATCTCCCCGATCCGCGTCGGCGCCCGCACCAACATCCAGGACGGGGCGATCCTGCACACCGGCTACGACGCGCCGATGGAGGTCGGTGTCGACGTCACCGTGGGCCACGGCTGCGTGCTGCACTGCCTCGAGATCGGCGACAACGCCCTGATCGGCAACGGCGCGGTGCTGCTGGACGGCGCGAGGGTGGGGCCGCGCAGCGTGGTCTCGGCCGGGTCGGTGGTCGGTCCCGGCAGCGAGGTGCCCACCGGGATGATCGTGGCCGGCCAGCCGGCGAAGGTGCTCAAGAGCGTCGCGGGCAGCTCAGCGGAGCAGTGGCTGGACCACAACGCGGAGTTCTACGCCGATCTCGCCGCACGGCACTCCGCGACGGCGCGGCCGGTCTGA
- a CDS encoding YccF domain-containing protein has product MNVLLNIIWLVLSGFWMFLGYLLVGALWCITIIGIPFGIASFRIGFYALWPFGRTVVPKPTAGAGSAIGNVLWFVLSGIWLAIGHAVGGVLLCVTIIGIPLGLASFKLIPVSLFPLGKDIVPVREVEQAYLAGRGF; this is encoded by the coding sequence ATGAACGTGCTGCTCAACATCATCTGGCTGGTGCTGTCGGGGTTCTGGATGTTCCTGGGCTACCTGCTCGTCGGCGCACTGTGGTGCATCACGATCATCGGCATCCCGTTCGGGATCGCGTCCTTCCGGATCGGCTTCTACGCACTGTGGCCGTTCGGCCGGACCGTCGTACCGAAGCCGACGGCGGGGGCGGGCAGCGCGATCGGCAACGTCCTCTGGTTCGTGCTGTCCGGGATCTGGCTCGCCATCGGCCACGCCGTCGGCGGCGTGCTGCTGTGCGTCACCATCATCGGCATCCCGCTGGGCCTGGCGAGCTTCAAGCTGATCCCGGTCAGCCTGTTCCCGCTCGGCAAGGACATCGTGCCGGTCCGGGAGGTCGAGCAGGCCTACCTGGCCGGCCGCGGCTTCTGA
- a CDS encoding GyrI-like domain-containing protein: MAEKVDLKRTVPGYRARRGRFEELEVPERSYLMVDGHGDPNGSPDFTAAIETLYPVAYALKFGSRNDLGRDYVVPPLEGLWWAEDMAAFTTARDKSAWDWTLMLLVPDWLGEAEVDAAREKASAKRPPRLDDLRCASLAEGCCLQTLHVGSYDDEGTVLRRLHEEHLPAQGLRPTGTHHEIYLSDFRRVAPERRRTILRQPVHRAGDPPGH; this comes from the coding sequence GTGGCGGAGAAGGTCGACCTCAAGCGGACCGTGCCGGGCTACCGGGCGCGGCGCGGTCGGTTCGAGGAGCTGGAGGTCCCCGAGCGCAGCTATCTGATGGTGGACGGGCACGGTGACCCCAACGGCTCGCCGGACTTCACCGCCGCCATCGAGACGCTGTACCCGGTCGCCTACGCCCTGAAGTTCGGCAGCCGCAACGACCTCGGCCGCGACTACGTCGTACCGCCGTTGGAGGGGTTGTGGTGGGCCGAGGACATGGCGGCGTTCACCACCGCGCGCGACAAATCGGCGTGGGACTGGACGCTGATGCTGCTGGTGCCGGACTGGCTGGGGGAGGCGGAGGTGGACGCCGCTCGCGAGAAGGCCTCCGCCAAGCGACCCCCGCGGCTCGACGACCTGCGCTGCGCGAGCCTGGCCGAGGGGTGCTGCCTGCAGACCCTGCACGTCGGCTCGTACGACGACGAGGGAACGGTGCTGCGTCGCCTACATGAGGAGCACCTCCCGGCGCAGGGGTTGCGACCGACGGGCACCCACCACGAGATCTATCTCAGCGACTTCCGACGCGTGGCGCCCGAGCGGCGGCGCACGATCCTGCGTCAGCCGGTGCACAGGGCGGGGGACCCGCCGGGCCACTAG
- a CDS encoding YiiD C-terminal domain-containing protein → MPTPEELTAYVRKMIPVMAAMEIEVVEADRTTVAARLPIGANVNHFGSAYAGSLFTVAEVLGGLYASTSLVLEGAVPLVKRLEIDFRRPANTDVVARATLTEDEIARILAETEERGKSDFQLAAEVTDEAGTVVAATLGHYQMRRF, encoded by the coding sequence GTGCCCACCCCAGAAGAGCTCACCGCCTACGTGCGGAAGATGATCCCGGTCATGGCCGCGATGGAGATCGAGGTGGTCGAGGCCGACCGGACCACGGTCGCGGCCCGGCTGCCGATCGGCGCCAACGTCAACCACTTCGGCTCGGCATACGCCGGGTCGTTGTTCACCGTCGCGGAGGTGCTGGGCGGTCTCTACGCCAGCACGTCCCTGGTCCTCGAGGGAGCGGTCCCGCTGGTGAAGCGGCTCGAGATCGACTTCCGCCGACCCGCGAACACCGACGTGGTCGCCCGGGCGACGCTGACCGAGGACGAGATCGCCCGGATCCTGGCTGAGACCGAGGAGCGCGGGAAGTCCGACTTCCAGCTGGCTGCCGAGGTCACCGACGAGGCCGGGACGGTGGTGGCGGCCACCCTCGGGCACTACCAGATGCGCCGGTTCTGA
- a CDS encoding TetR/AcrR family transcriptional regulator: MPASPTRRTQAERRDATIGALLDATIASLAERGYAATSTAAICARAGVSQGALFRHFKTRQELFVAAAARSAEINVEVARTAFSGEVRDVGGVTATLGRLREVVLSPTNQTWRELLVAARSDADLREALRPARLDFQLRMLGLATDQWGDVLPPAEIPALLSLVVNVFDGWAFSAPGTDPTAAPGRTQQAAIDLLAQMIVTRYGQEAR; encoded by the coding sequence GTGCCTGCCTCGCCCACCCGCCGAACCCAGGCGGAGCGTCGGGACGCCACCATCGGCGCGTTGCTGGACGCGACCATCGCCAGCCTCGCCGAGCGCGGCTACGCGGCCACCTCGACGGCGGCGATCTGTGCCCGCGCCGGGGTGAGCCAGGGCGCGCTGTTCCGTCACTTCAAGACCCGCCAGGAACTCTTCGTGGCAGCGGCGGCGCGCTCGGCCGAGATCAACGTCGAGGTGGCGCGCACCGCCTTCTCCGGCGAGGTGCGCGACGTCGGCGGGGTGACCGCGACCCTGGGCCGGCTCCGCGAGGTGGTGCTCTCACCCACCAACCAGACCTGGCGCGAGCTGCTCGTCGCCGCGCGCTCCGACGCCGACCTGAGGGAGGCGCTGCGCCCGGCTCGGCTCGACTTCCAGCTGCGGATGCTCGGGCTGGCCACCGACCAGTGGGGCGACGTACTGCCGCCGGCGGAGATCCCGGCGCTGCTCAGCCTGGTCGTCAACGTCTTCGACGGCTGGGCGTTCTCGGCTCCCGGCACCGACCCGACGGCCGCGCCCGGCCGCACCCAGCAGGCGGCCATCGACCTGCTCGCCCAGATGATCGTCACCCGCTACGGCCAGGAGGCCCGATGA
- a CDS encoding FAD-binding dehydrogenase, whose amino-acid sequence MTEPTPTPATPVDDFAPDAVVVGAGLAGLVATYELAQAGKRVLVLDQESRANLGGQAWWSLGGLLFVDSAQQRRTGIKDSYDLAVQDWMGSAQFDRLGDGTDGPERGEDHWPRRWAEAYVRFAHTEKQAYLNSLGLKSLPFVGWAERGDGRAQGHGNSVPRFHLTWGTGPEVVRVFAEPVLEAERSGLVRFGFRHRVDDLLTEDGAVVGVRGSRLAEDDAERGVRSNRDVVGDFELRAPAVVVSSGGIGHNFDLMRRNWPTERMGAVPEHLIAGVPAYVDGRMLGITESAGATVVNRDRMWAYTEGIHNWDPVWPDHAIRILPGPSSMWFDANGKRLEGMPGVPGADTNGAMKQILAAGHDYSWFVLTQSIIEKEFGLSGSEQNPDITGKDVRFLLKSRVAKGAPGPVEAFKEHGVDFVVADDLDALVAGMNDLARGPALDADSLREQIEARDREVGNPFSKDVQLMAINNARTVITEKVIRVAKPHRILDPEHGPLIAVRLNILSRKTLGGLETDLDARCLAADGTPIPGLYAAGEVAGFGGGGVHGYNALEGTFLGGCIFSGRTAGRAIARGA is encoded by the coding sequence ATGACCGAACCGACCCCCACCCCTGCGACGCCGGTTGACGACTTCGCCCCCGATGCCGTCGTGGTCGGCGCCGGTCTCGCCGGCCTGGTCGCCACCTACGAGCTGGCCCAGGCGGGCAAGCGGGTGCTGGTGCTCGATCAGGAGAGCCGGGCCAACCTGGGCGGTCAGGCGTGGTGGTCGCTGGGTGGGCTGCTCTTCGTCGACTCCGCCCAGCAGCGGCGCACCGGAATCAAGGACAGCTATGACCTCGCGGTGCAGGACTGGATGGGCAGCGCGCAGTTCGACCGGCTCGGCGACGGCACCGACGGGCCCGAGCGGGGTGAGGACCACTGGCCGCGACGCTGGGCCGAGGCGTACGTGCGCTTCGCCCACACCGAGAAGCAGGCCTACCTGAACTCGCTGGGACTCAAGTCGTTGCCGTTCGTCGGCTGGGCCGAGCGCGGCGACGGCCGCGCACAGGGCCACGGCAACTCGGTGCCCCGGTTCCACCTCACCTGGGGGACCGGTCCCGAGGTGGTCCGGGTCTTCGCCGAGCCGGTGCTGGAGGCCGAGCGCTCCGGGCTGGTCCGGTTCGGGTTCCGGCACCGGGTCGACGACCTGCTCACCGAGGACGGCGCGGTGGTCGGCGTCCGCGGCTCCCGGCTGGCCGAGGACGACGCCGAGCGCGGCGTGCGCAGCAACCGCGACGTGGTCGGCGACTTCGAGCTCCGGGCACCCGCGGTGGTGGTGAGCAGCGGCGGCATCGGCCACAACTTCGACCTGATGCGGCGCAACTGGCCGACCGAGCGGATGGGCGCGGTGCCCGAGCACCTGATCGCCGGAGTCCCGGCCTACGTCGACGGTCGGATGCTCGGCATCACCGAGTCGGCCGGCGCCACCGTGGTCAACCGGGACCGGATGTGGGCCTACACCGAGGGGATCCACAACTGGGACCCGGTCTGGCCCGACCACGCGATCCGGATCCTGCCGGGGCCGTCCTCGATGTGGTTCGACGCCAACGGCAAGCGGCTCGAGGGGATGCCGGGTGTGCCCGGCGCCGACACCAACGGTGCGATGAAGCAGATCCTGGCGGCCGGGCACGACTACTCGTGGTTCGTGCTGACCCAGTCGATCATCGAGAAGGAGTTCGGCCTCTCCGGCTCCGAGCAGAACCCCGACATCACCGGCAAGGACGTGCGGTTCCTGCTCAAGAGCCGCGTCGCCAAGGGTGCGCCGGGACCGGTCGAGGCGTTCAAGGAGCACGGCGTCGACTTCGTCGTGGCCGACGACCTGGACGCGCTGGTGGCCGGGATGAACGACCTGGCGCGGGGGCCCGCGCTCGACGCCGACAGCCTGCGCGAGCAGATCGAGGCGCGCGACCGCGAGGTCGGCAACCCGTTCTCCAAGGACGTCCAGCTGATGGCGATCAACAACGCCCGCACCGTGATCACCGAAAAGGTGATCCGGGTGGCCAAGCCGCACCGGATCCTCGACCCCGAGCACGGCCCGCTGATCGCGGTACGCCTCAACATCCTCTCTCGCAAGACCCTCGGCGGCCTGGAGACCGACCTGGACGCCCGCTGCCTCGCCGCCGACGGCACCCCGATCCCCGGCCTGTACGCCGCCGGCGAGGTGGCCGGGTTCGGCGGGGGAGGCGTGCACGGGTACAACGCGCTGGAGGGCACCTTCCTCGGCGGCTGCATCTTCTCCGGTCGCACCGCCGGGCGCGCCATCGCACGAGGAGCGTGA
- a CDS encoding aldehyde dehydrogenase family protein: MITRTAHYIDGQWREAESTQTLPVSNAGDGGPLATVPAGTAAEVDAAVGAARRAFPAWAALDVAERVGFLKLAAEEMQRRQNEIALLMTQEVGMPYATSNVVQVGLPLMNLAAVQQIALDYSFEEKVYNSLVIRKPIGVVASITPWNYPLHQILCKVAPALAVGCTVVAKPSEVAPLNAFVLAEIFETIGLPAGVFNLVCGDGPTVGEAMVAHPDVDMVSFTGSTAAGKRIGEVAAATVKRVALELGGKSPLVVLDDADPVAAVTASANACYLNSGQTCIALTRLIVPASRKAEYEAIATAAAEGVKVGHPLDPTAVIGPVISETQLNRVRDYIAVGIDEGATLLAGGLDPVEGLAEEHAGGYYVRPTVFTDTTPDMRIVKEEIFGPVLVIQTYETEDEAVALANDTVYGLNAGVYSADVDRAVAFARRLDSGQVQINDGAFNIHAPFGGVKQSGNGRELGDAGFEDFLDTTSLQLP, encoded by the coding sequence ATGATCACCCGCACCGCGCACTACATCGACGGCCAGTGGCGCGAGGCCGAGTCCACCCAGACCCTTCCGGTCAGCAACGCCGGTGACGGCGGCCCGCTGGCCACCGTGCCGGCCGGCACCGCCGCCGAGGTCGACGCCGCGGTCGGCGCCGCCCGCCGCGCCTTCCCGGCCTGGGCCGCGCTCGACGTCGCCGAGCGGGTGGGCTTCCTCAAGCTCGCCGCCGAGGAGATGCAGCGGCGTCAGAACGAGATCGCGCTGCTGATGACCCAGGAAGTGGGCATGCCCTACGCCACCAGCAACGTGGTGCAGGTGGGACTGCCGCTGATGAACCTGGCCGCGGTGCAGCAGATCGCGCTCGACTACTCCTTCGAGGAGAAGGTCTACAACTCGCTGGTGATCCGCAAGCCGATCGGCGTGGTCGCCTCGATCACGCCGTGGAACTACCCGCTGCACCAGATCCTCTGCAAGGTCGCCCCCGCGCTCGCCGTCGGCTGCACCGTGGTCGCCAAGCCCAGCGAGGTCGCCCCGCTCAACGCGTTCGTGCTGGCCGAGATCTTCGAGACCATCGGCCTGCCCGCCGGCGTCTTCAACCTGGTCTGCGGCGACGGGCCGACCGTGGGTGAGGCGATGGTCGCCCACCCGGACGTCGACATGGTCAGCTTCACCGGCTCCACCGCCGCCGGCAAGCGGATCGGCGAGGTCGCCGCGGCCACCGTCAAGCGGGTGGCGCTCGAGCTCGGCGGGAAGTCGCCCCTGGTGGTCCTCGACGACGCCGACCCGGTCGCCGCCGTCACCGCCAGCGCCAACGCCTGCTACCTCAACTCCGGCCAGACCTGCATCGCGCTGACCCGGCTGATCGTGCCCGCCTCCCGAAAGGCCGAGTACGAGGCGATCGCCACGGCGGCCGCCGAGGGCGTGAAGGTCGGTCACCCGCTCGACCCGACCGCCGTGATCGGGCCGGTCATCTCCGAGACCCAGCTCAACCGTGTCCGCGACTACATCGCGGTCGGCATCGACGAGGGCGCCACCCTGCTCGCCGGTGGGCTGGACCCGGTCGAGGGCCTGGCCGAGGAGCACGCGGGCGGCTACTACGTGCGGCCCACCGTCTTCACCGACACGACCCCGGACATGCGGATCGTGAAGGAGGAGATCTTCGGACCGGTCCTGGTCATCCAGACCTACGAGACCGAGGACGAGGCGGTCGCCCTCGCCAACGACACCGTCTACGGGCTCAACGCCGGCGTCTACTCCGCGGACGTCGACCGGGCGGTCGCCTTCGCCCGGCGTCTGGACTCCGGACAGGTCCAGATCAACGACGGCGCCTTCAACATCCACGCCCCCTTCGGCGGGGTCAAGCAGTCCGGGAACGGTCGCGAGCTCGGTGACGCCGGGTTCGAGGACTTCCTCGACACGACCTCCCTCCAGCTGCCCTGA